One part of the Rhodococcus oxybenzonivorans genome encodes these proteins:
- a CDS encoding serine/threonine-protein kinase PknD — protein MSGEFEPGTVFAGYVIERVLGRGGMGTVYLAQHPNLPRKVALKLLDSVWASDEYVRSRFESEADHAAKLEHPNIVTIHDRGRERGRLWIAMQYVPGVDARKALASGGLDVARAMRIVSETGNALDHAHRAGILHRDVKPANILLAEGDPERILLADFGTAKALDETHQLTRTGMLVATLHYAAPEQIEGARLDHRVDIYALGCTFFHLLTNEPPYPGTTASAVMHGHLNGPIPKPSRVRPDLPAGFDDVVARAMAKDRDDRYSSCREFSDAIDAASRSAPALAPGPSRPVDPAATTHVSGGTLTETVPAPRGRPWWRKPVAVTAALAGAVLLAGVAFFAWPDEQPTSPQVVLPITGLASPAGLAVSDAGDLYIADSSAKQVVRVHAGSGQQTVLPFTGLAVPQGVAVSASGDVYVSDLVTNTVTLLHDDTALPLPFTGLNQPFGVAVGPDGTVYVADTLNNRVVSLHDVTASPAEVPLTVIGPFTVAVDKQGDLYVGTPNKVLAWNAATRAQSFLPLTDLQSVGGVAVDDNGTVYAIDQNHHRVLRLRAGSDEQEVLPFTGLSEPEGIAVSNRGDVYVADTDNGRVLMLPAGN, from the coding sequence GTGAGTGGCGAGTTCGAACCGGGCACGGTATTTGCCGGCTACGTGATCGAACGGGTTCTGGGACGAGGCGGCATGGGCACCGTATACCTCGCTCAGCATCCGAACCTGCCACGCAAGGTCGCCCTCAAATTGTTGGACTCGGTGTGGGCGAGCGACGAGTACGTTCGCTCACGCTTCGAGTCGGAGGCCGACCACGCCGCAAAACTCGAACACCCGAACATCGTGACGATTCACGACCGCGGCCGGGAGCGTGGCCGGTTGTGGATCGCGATGCAGTACGTTCCCGGCGTCGATGCGCGGAAAGCCCTCGCGTCCGGCGGACTGGATGTCGCGCGGGCGATGCGCATCGTGTCCGAAACCGGGAACGCCCTCGACCATGCACACAGGGCCGGGATTTTGCATCGCGATGTGAAGCCCGCCAACATCCTGCTTGCCGAAGGTGATCCCGAACGGATCCTGCTGGCCGATTTCGGCACCGCGAAGGCGCTGGACGAAACACATCAGCTGACCCGGACAGGGATGCTCGTCGCGACGTTGCATTACGCCGCACCCGAGCAGATCGAGGGTGCGAGACTCGATCACCGGGTCGACATCTACGCGCTGGGATGCACGTTCTTCCACCTTCTGACCAACGAACCGCCGTATCCGGGCACCACGGCCTCCGCAGTGATGCACGGTCATCTGAACGGTCCGATCCCGAAGCCGAGCAGGGTGCGGCCGGACCTGCCCGCCGGATTCGACGATGTCGTCGCGCGGGCGATGGCCAAGGACCGTGACGACCGGTATTCGAGTTGCCGTGAGTTCAGCGACGCGATCGACGCCGCATCACGCAGCGCACCCGCCCTCGCCCCCGGCCCGTCCCGGCCCGTCGATCCTGCGGCAACCACCCATGTCAGCGGCGGGACGCTCACCGAGACCGTCCCGGCGCCGCGGGGCCGGCCGTGGTGGCGCAAACCGGTGGCGGTGACCGCGGCCCTGGCCGGCGCCGTGCTCCTGGCCGGTGTCGCCTTCTTCGCATGGCCGGACGAACAGCCGACGAGCCCGCAGGTGGTCCTTCCGATCACCGGCCTGGCAAGTCCTGCGGGGCTCGCGGTCAGCGACGCCGGGGACCTGTACATCGCGGACAGCTCGGCCAAGCAGGTTGTGCGGGTGCACGCCGGCTCCGGACAGCAGACCGTCCTCCCGTTCACCGGACTCGCGGTGCCGCAGGGCGTCGCCGTCAGTGCTTCCGGTGACGTGTACGTCTCCGATCTGGTGACCAACACGGTGACACTGCTGCACGACGACACCGCGTTGCCGCTGCCGTTCACCGGTCTGAACCAGCCGTTCGGCGTCGCGGTGGGGCCGGACGGAACCGTGTATGTCGCCGACACGCTGAACAACCGGGTGGTGTCACTGCACGACGTCACGGCGAGCCCCGCCGAGGTACCGCTCACGGTGATCGGCCCGTTCACCGTGGCCGTCGACAAGCAGGGTGACCTCTATGTGGGCACCCCGAACAAGGTTCTGGCGTGGAACGCGGCCACCCGCGCGCAAAGCTTTCTGCCCCTCACCGACCTGCAGAGCGTGGGCGGGGTGGCCGTCGACGACAACGGGACGGTGTACGCCATCGACCAGAACCACCACCGCGTGCTGCGACTTCGGGCCGGCTCGGACGAACAGGAAGTTCTGCCGTTCACCGGACTCAGTGAACCCGAGGGCATCGCCGTGTCGAACCGTGGCGACGTCTATGTCGCGGATACCGACAACGGCCGGGTACTCATGCTTCCGGCCGGCAACTGA
- a CDS encoding DUF7144 family membrane protein, translating to MDMTTNPESRTNSPVKQGFAAGTSLAAAILLLTVGVISFFQGIAAVASDDLLVIGVEYTYQFDTTTWGWIHIVLGVVLIASAVGLMTGATWARIVAVCIAALSILANFLWLPYYPLWSILIIALDVVVIWAVTTWDTSKYDTTTY from the coding sequence ATGGACATGACGACCAATCCCGAGTCCAGAACGAACAGCCCTGTAAAGCAGGGTTTTGCAGCAGGAACGTCTCTGGCAGCGGCGATTCTGCTGCTGACAGTCGGCGTGATTTCGTTCTTCCAGGGAATTGCCGCAGTCGCTTCCGACGACCTGCTGGTCATCGGCGTCGAATACACCTATCAGTTCGACACCACCACGTGGGGGTGGATTCACATCGTGCTGGGCGTCGTGCTGATCGCCAGTGCCGTAGGTCTGATGACGGGCGCTACCTGGGCACGAATCGTGGCCGTCTGTATTGCTGCACTGTCCATCCTCGCGAACTTCCTGTGGCTTCCCTACTACCCGCTGTGGTCGATTCTCATCATCGCCCTCGACGTGGTCGTGATCTGGGCAGTCACCACCTGGGACACCAGCAAGTACGACACCACCACGTACTAG
- a CDS encoding LuxR C-terminal-related transcriptional regulator, translated as MTAVHFGEFHSSIRIPSGAVGRTVTRTRLHNLLTDALTSEVHPYPVVLVCAPAGSGKTRLAADWASEVLAGVDSPTIAWITIEERYNDIGVIHRAILRALNETGNPRLRALCDRLDPDSSDLGAHMSADLGELGENLWMVIDDAHLLLDTDILNDLESFMRWQPPMLRTIICGRFEPPLALQRLRLDGKLFTVTARDLAFTAEEAAAMLTEHDVRLDPGDLDALMERTEGWAAGIRLAGMSLEGHSDPSRLIAEFSGNRRAVADYLIEEVLAGQTDEMRDFLLRTSVPASFTTHFAEILTGCTDAHDKVDWLEHHNFLINRIDGSPTEYRYHPLLRSYLRAEISRVGHVEVEHLELTAAHWHAEFGDALVALEHAVNSGDHDAIVALLSRTSLSLIVGGHGEAVDRLLTRAPRTTQEHPSARLIRAAAALAAGNVPVARSTLDVLDRTRTEAVIDKTDPRRHLLLRESLRVQTAVQTGDIDDALTRLRSVGPESTGESELDAFVLLQEGRALLFLGRTEESEHVLGKALAHARLADASLTVMYCLGSLAALAMSRGEVVRAAALVSESLRIGAEQSATDNPTFHLVRLVDSWCRYVRLDDDAARIAAESAVVLHRENAGTATFADGAAVLFGLDGSDHRHSAVTTLHAHSPVSSSIPVPPGIRAVLLPAFQYAYLTAGEVGWAHELAADARTLIGSTGDTAVLDAIVHVHSHRLDQARKTLQPVLDGTVVCAAGTNLIAAWLVDTAIALARKHDSRAHSALTEALRLAEPDSVLRPFHDCGPQIRELLIRSTGRFGVLETFAERLRASFPRSGTAASDMLTPRELELLVELPSWRTAEQIATDLCVSVNTVKTHLRGIYRKFGVTSRRDAIAAAQQAGLL; from the coding sequence GTGACGGCAGTACATTTCGGCGAGTTCCATTCGAGCATCCGAATACCTTCGGGTGCGGTGGGCCGAACGGTCACCCGCACCAGATTGCACAACCTCCTAACAGATGCCCTGACCAGCGAAGTTCACCCCTATCCCGTCGTCCTCGTGTGTGCGCCCGCCGGATCGGGCAAGACCCGACTGGCCGCCGACTGGGCATCCGAAGTTCTGGCGGGCGTGGATTCCCCGACCATCGCCTGGATCACGATCGAAGAACGCTACAACGACATCGGCGTCATCCACCGCGCCATTCTGCGGGCACTGAACGAAACCGGAAATCCTCGGCTGCGCGCGTTGTGTGACCGCCTCGACCCCGATTCATCCGACCTCGGTGCGCACATGTCCGCGGATCTCGGTGAACTCGGGGAGAACCTTTGGATGGTGATCGACGACGCTCATCTGCTCCTCGACACCGACATACTGAACGACCTCGAGTCGTTCATGCGTTGGCAACCGCCGATGCTCCGGACAATCATTTGCGGACGATTCGAGCCCCCACTCGCGTTGCAGCGACTTCGGCTGGACGGCAAGCTTTTCACCGTCACGGCACGCGATCTCGCCTTCACCGCCGAGGAGGCTGCCGCGATGCTCACCGAGCACGATGTGCGGCTCGATCCCGGCGACCTCGACGCCCTGATGGAGCGCACCGAGGGTTGGGCAGCCGGAATCCGTTTAGCAGGAATGTCTTTGGAAGGTCATTCCGATCCCAGTCGGTTGATCGCCGAGTTCTCCGGTAATCGACGAGCGGTCGCCGACTATCTCATCGAGGAAGTTCTCGCCGGCCAGACCGACGAGATGCGCGACTTCCTTCTCCGCACCTCCGTGCCCGCATCGTTCACAACCCACTTCGCGGAGATCCTCACCGGCTGCACCGACGCGCACGACAAGGTGGATTGGCTCGAACACCACAACTTTCTGATCAACCGAATCGACGGCTCCCCGACGGAGTATCGGTACCACCCGCTGCTGCGTAGCTATCTGCGGGCGGAGATCAGCCGCGTCGGACACGTCGAGGTGGAGCATCTCGAACTCACCGCCGCGCACTGGCACGCGGAGTTCGGGGATGCGCTGGTGGCGCTCGAACATGCGGTCAACTCGGGCGACCACGATGCGATTGTCGCGCTGCTCTCCCGGACGTCGCTGTCGCTGATCGTCGGGGGTCACGGTGAGGCGGTCGATCGTCTCCTCACGCGGGCGCCGCGAACCACCCAGGAGCATCCGTCGGCGCGCTTGATCCGCGCGGCGGCGGCGCTGGCCGCGGGCAACGTTCCCGTGGCGCGGTCCACGCTCGACGTTCTCGACCGCACACGGACAGAGGCGGTGATTGACAAAACGGATCCGCGACGGCACCTGCTGCTTCGGGAGTCGCTCCGCGTGCAGACCGCCGTTCAGACCGGCGACATCGACGACGCGCTGACCCGGCTGCGGTCGGTGGGACCGGAATCGACCGGCGAATCAGAACTGGACGCGTTCGTACTTCTTCAGGAAGGCAGGGCGCTACTGTTCCTCGGCCGAACCGAGGAGTCGGAGCACGTGCTCGGGAAGGCGCTGGCTCATGCCCGCCTCGCCGATGCGTCGCTCACCGTCATGTACTGCCTCGGCTCTCTCGCGGCCCTCGCCATGTCGAGAGGTGAGGTAGTTCGTGCCGCCGCCCTCGTGAGCGAGTCGCTCAGAATCGGAGCGGAGCAGTCCGCCACAGACAATCCGACGTTCCACCTGGTGCGATTGGTCGATTCATGGTGCCGTTATGTCCGTCTCGACGACGACGCCGCGCGGATCGCCGCCGAATCGGCCGTAGTTCTGCACCGCGAGAACGCCGGAACCGCAACGTTCGCGGACGGCGCCGCGGTGTTGTTCGGACTGGACGGGTCGGACCATCGACACAGTGCGGTGACCACGCTCCATGCGCACAGCCCTGTCTCGTCGTCGATCCCCGTGCCGCCGGGTATCCGGGCGGTGTTGCTGCCGGCGTTCCAGTACGCGTACCTCACCGCCGGCGAGGTCGGGTGGGCACACGAGCTCGCGGCGGACGCGCGGACCCTGATCGGATCGACCGGTGACACGGCGGTCCTCGACGCCATCGTTCATGTCCACTCCCACCGTCTCGATCAGGCCCGCAAAACCCTGCAACCCGTGCTGGACGGCACAGTGGTGTGCGCGGCGGGCACCAATCTGATTGCGGCGTGGCTGGTCGACACGGCAATAGCGCTTGCCCGCAAGCATGATTCGCGGGCGCACAGTGCCCTCACCGAGGCGCTCCGCCTGGCCGAGCCCGATTCGGTGCTGCGTCCGTTCCACGACTGCGGACCACAGATCCGAGAATTACTGATCCGGAGCACCGGGCGGTTCGGGGTGCTCGAGACTTTCGCGGAGCGGCTACGCGCGTCGTTTCCACGGTCCGGAACCGCGGCGTCCGACATGCTGACTCCCCGCGAACTGGAACTGCTCGTGGAGCTTCCGTCGTGGCGCACGGCGGAGCAGATCGCCACCGACCTGTGCGTGTCCGTGAACACCGTGAAGACACACCTGCGCGGGATCTACCGCAAATTCGGGGTCACCTCGCGACGTGACGCCATCGCGGCAGCGCAACAGGCCGGCTTGCTCTGA
- a CDS encoding aspartate kinase, translating to MALVVQKYGGSSVATAERIRRVAERIVETKKAGNDVVVVVSAMGDTTDELLDLAQQVCPAPPAREMDMLLTSGERISNSLVAMAIHSLGAEARSFTGSQAGVITTGAHGNAKIIDVTPGRVRDALDEGSIVLVAGFQGVSQDSKDVTTLGRGGSDTTAVALAAALKADVCEIYTDVDGIFSADPRIVPDAQRLETVSFEEMLELAACGAKVLMLRCVEYARRYNVPVHVRSSYTTKPGTIVSGSMEDIPVEEAILTGVAHDRSESKVTVVGLPDTPGYAAQIFRAVADAEINIDMVLQNISKVETGKTDITFTLPTADGPRAVEKLSKLQGEVGFTQIVFDDHIGKVSLVGAGMKSHPGVTATFCEALAEAGINIDLISTSEIRISVLVKDTDLDKAVKAIHDAFELGGDEEAVVHAGTGR from the coding sequence GTGGCTCTCGTCGTCCAGAAGTACGGCGGATCCTCGGTGGCAACCGCCGAGCGAATCCGACGAGTGGCTGAACGGATCGTCGAGACCAAGAAGGCCGGCAACGATGTCGTCGTCGTGGTTTCAGCGATGGGGGACACCACCGATGAGCTGCTCGATCTGGCTCAGCAGGTGTGCCCTGCCCCACCCGCCCGCGAAATGGACATGCTGCTGACCTCAGGTGAGCGCATCTCCAACTCTCTCGTCGCGATGGCGATCCATTCGCTCGGTGCCGAAGCCCGTTCGTTCACGGGCTCGCAGGCAGGTGTCATCACCACCGGTGCGCACGGCAACGCCAAAATCATCGACGTCACACCCGGTCGCGTTCGCGACGCGCTCGACGAGGGTTCGATCGTCCTCGTCGCCGGATTCCAGGGCGTCAGCCAGGACAGCAAGGATGTGACGACGCTCGGACGCGGCGGTTCCGACACCACCGCCGTGGCTCTCGCGGCTGCCTTGAAGGCGGACGTCTGCGAGATCTACACCGACGTCGACGGCATCTTCAGCGCGGACCCGCGCATCGTTCCCGACGCGCAGCGTCTCGAGACGGTGTCGTTCGAGGAGATGCTCGAACTCGCGGCGTGCGGCGCAAAGGTGCTGATGCTGCGCTGCGTCGAGTACGCCCGCCGTTACAACGTGCCTGTGCACGTCCGCTCGTCATACACGACCAAGCCGGGCACCATCGTGTCCGGATCGATGGAGGACATCCCCGTGGAAGAAGCAATTCTCACCGGAGTCGCGCACGACCGCAGCGAGTCCAAGGTCACCGTCGTCGGCCTCCCCGACACCCCGGGTTATGCCGCGCAGATCTTCCGGGCGGTCGCCGACGCGGAGATCAACATCGACATGGTGCTGCAGAACATTTCCAAGGTCGAGACCGGGAAGACGGACATCACGTTCACCCTGCCGACGGCCGACGGGCCGCGGGCCGTCGAGAAGCTGTCCAAGCTGCAGGGCGAGGTTGGTTTCACCCAGATCGTCTTCGACGATCACATCGGCAAGGTGTCCCTGGTCGGAGCCGGCATGAAGAGCCACCCCGGCGTCACCGCCACCTTCTGTGAGGCGCTCGCCGAGGCCGGGATCAACATCGACCTCATCTCCACGTCCGAAATTCGCATCTCGGTGCTCGTCAAGGACACCGATCTGGACAAGGCTGTGAAGGCGATCCACGACGCATTCGAACTCGGTGGCGACGAAGAAGCTGTCGTGCACGCAGGAACGGGACGGTAA
- a CDS encoding AI-2E family transporter: protein MTEPQDRSGKPADTQWSMPRGLIVILGLAALVVTVAGIQVAASIVGPIFLALMLTVAVHPLPEWLYRKGVPGWLATIAAIVVVNSILLVLVLSLALSVAQLATLLPEYADDFTNLIDDAQSFLNSNGVNSTDAQTLLSQVDYGNVFGLVEGILQAMLGIFSNLLFVLALLLFMAVDGSSYGSRMSIVTQMRPDIATALTAFSAGTRKYLIVSTVFGLIVAVIDTAALWALGIPLPILWGLLSFITNYVPNVGFVLGLVPPALLALLEGGPGLMLTVIVVYSVINVIIQSVIQPKFVGDAVGLSVTFTFLSLVFWTWILGPLGAILAIPLTLMAKALLIDIDPSTRWVNTILSDAPPPLEPAASPDPPRHEKK from the coding sequence ATGACAGAACCTCAGGACCGGTCCGGTAAACCGGCCGACACCCAATGGTCGATGCCGCGTGGCCTGATCGTCATTCTCGGGCTGGCCGCGCTCGTCGTCACCGTGGCGGGGATCCAGGTAGCTGCGTCGATTGTCGGCCCCATCTTCCTCGCTCTCATGCTGACCGTCGCAGTCCACCCGCTGCCCGAATGGCTCTACAGAAAAGGTGTCCCGGGTTGGCTCGCGACAATCGCGGCGATCGTGGTGGTCAACAGCATTCTTCTCGTCCTCGTGCTGTCGTTGGCCTTGTCCGTCGCGCAACTCGCCACGCTCCTACCGGAATACGCGGACGACTTCACGAACCTGATCGATGACGCCCAGAGTTTCCTGAACAGCAACGGGGTGAACTCCACCGACGCCCAGACGCTGCTGTCCCAGGTGGATTACGGCAACGTCTTCGGACTGGTCGAGGGGATTCTGCAGGCAATGCTGGGTATCTTCTCGAACCTGCTGTTCGTCCTCGCACTCCTGCTGTTCATGGCCGTCGACGGCAGCTCCTACGGTTCGCGGATGTCCATCGTCACGCAGATGCGCCCCGACATCGCCACCGCCCTCACCGCCTTCTCGGCCGGTACGCGCAAGTATCTGATCGTGTCCACGGTGTTCGGATTGATCGTCGCGGTCATCGACACCGCGGCGCTGTGGGCGTTGGGGATTCCGCTGCCGATCCTGTGGGGACTGCTGTCGTTCATCACCAACTACGTCCCGAACGTCGGCTTCGTCCTCGGGCTCGTTCCACCGGCTCTGCTCGCGTTGCTCGAGGGCGGTCCAGGACTGATGCTGACGGTCATCGTCGTGTACAGCGTCATCAACGTCATCATCCAGTCGGTGATCCAACCGAAGTTCGTCGGCGACGCGGTCGGCCTGTCGGTGACCTTCACCTTCCTGTCGCTGGTCTTCTGGACGTGGATACTCGGTCCCCTCGGCGCGATTCTCGCGATTCCGCTGACACTGATGGCGAAGGCGCTTCTGATCGATATCGACCCGTCCACGAGGTGGGTGAACACAATTCTCAGCGACGCTCCCCCGCCTCTGGAACCGGCCGCATCCCCCGACCCACCGCGCCACGAGAAGAAATAG